GTTGAACTGGGCACGTCCAGTGTTCGCTGTATGACAGATATCAGCTACCTTTAATTCGGGATGAGTTTTTAGATAGTTGTGATAACTACTTGCTAACTCACTAAGAGCCGTTTCAGTTTTCGCTGACAGGGTTAATAGATGAAGTGAACGTTCTAGCTCATCTTGAATTTTGAATTTTACTGGCGCTTCTTCCAAGATTATATGAGCATTAGTCCCACTAAAACCAAAGGAACTCACGCCAGCGATGCGAGTTTTACCATTGGTCTGCCAAGGGGTGAGTTTAGTCGATATTTTTACTGGTAATTGAGACCAATTAATATAAGGATTAGGCTGGTTAAAATGCAGTGATGGTGCAATCTGTTGATGTTGCAGTTGCAGAACTAATTTCATCAAACCCGCTATTCCAGCTGCTCCCTCTAAGTGACCAATGTTAGTCTTAACTGAACCAATGACTAAAGGTTTCTCTTGAGAGTGGGTTTTGCCAAATACAGTTCCTATGGCTTCAACTTCAATCGGGTCTCCCAAGGAAGTTCCTGTACCATGAGCTTCAATATAACTGACATTTGCTGGCTGCACTCCTCCATTTGTCAAAGCTTGACGAATAACTGATTGCTGAGAAGGACCATTGGGTACTGTTAAACCACTAGTATCACCATCTTGATTGATGGCACTGCCACGAATTACTGCCAAAATATTGTCCTGGTCTGCCAGTGCATCTGATAAACGCTTGAGTACAACAATACCGCATCCTTCACCACGGACAAAGCCATTAGCTGAGATATCAAAAGTCTTGCACCGACCATCCACAGATAACATACGAGCTTTGGAAAAGCTGATGCTAACCTCTGGTGATATCAATAGATTCACTCCTCCTGCCAGGGCCATATTGCATTCTTGATTCCTTAAACTTGAACAGGCTAAATGGATAGTTACTAATGAAGAGGAGCAAGCTGTGTTTAATGCTAAATTAGGTCCGATTAGCCCCAGAGTATAGGAAATTCGCCCTGATGCTGTACCGTGGGTATTACCTGTAGCTGCATAGGCATCAAATTTTTCTGAACCTTGACTGAATATACGTTGAGTATAGTCGTTACCACAAATACCAATAAAGACGCCTGTTTGGCTACCTTTGAGCTGTTGCGGATTTTTTCCTGAATTTTCCAGGGCTTCCCAACTAACTTCCAGGAGTAATCGCTGTTGAGGGTCTAGATGGATTGTTTCTTTGGGAGAAATAGCAAAAAAATTGGCATCAAACTCCTGTATTTGGTCAATAAATCCTCCATGACGACTGTACATTTTGCCAGGAGTGTCTGGGTCTGGATTGTAATAATCATCAAGATGCCATCGGTCTTTTGGTACTTCAGTGATTGCATCTACTCCATTTTGTAAAATATCCCAGAAAGCTTCTGGAGTAGATGCACCTCCAGGGAAGCGACAACCCATACCAATAATGGCTATTGGCTCTGTAGCTGCTGTTTTAATTTCTTGTAATTTGGCAGTTGCTTGTTCAATTTTTAGCAGTAGAAGTTGCTCATTTGATAGTTGTTTTTTGGGGGAGTTGAGTTCCATCTTGATTCCTCCTGTACGGGTTATTATTAACTAATTTTACCACTGAATGGCCTACTATAGAAGTTGCTCAAGTTTACTGACAGCTTGAGCAACTTCTATATCCATTTCATCTTCAGAAAGTAGACTGATTTCAGAAAATCGATTTTTTGAAATCTCTAGTTCGAAAGAATTCCCATCTAACATTACCTCTGATGTTTCCGATTCAGCTCCTGTATCATCTGATGCCAGAATTATTATTTTTTCCAGGTAATCAGTTAATGACTGAATATTAGGATAATCAAAAGCTAGAGAAGATGGCAGGGAACAATCTAAACTGGTCTGCAACTTATTCCTCAACTCGACAGATGTCAAAGAATCCATACCCAGGTCAAAAAATCCTGTTTCTAAGGCAATGGATTCGGGATGATTGATTCCTAACAATAGGGCTAATTGACTACGGACATGAGCTACTAATAACGAGCGACGTTCGTTTGCTGCTGTCGCCTCCAGCTTTAACAGAAATTCTGACTTAGATATTTCAGAAGTGGTTTGAATTGTTTCCTGCCAATCTGCCAAGAAAGACCATTGGGCTACTCTCTCTTGCCAAGCTGACCAATCAATCGGTACAACCCCTACTTCTATATCCGAACCACTCATCAGTAGCTCTAGGGACTGTAGCACCTGAGTTGGAGAGAGCACACTCATTCCCTGCTCAGATGCCCTCATATCCACACCTCGTTCTGCCGCCTCTCCCACTTGAGCAACAGGTCCCCAATGAATGCTCAATCCTGGCAATCCCATCCCGCGACGATAATGGGCTAAACCATCCAGAAACCCATTGGCTGCCGAATGATTTCCCTGACCCGGTGAACCCAACAGGGATGCAGCTGAAGAAAACAGGACAAAAAAGTCCAAGGGCTGGTTTTGAGTCAATTGATGCAAATGCCAAGTACCTTGGACTTTGGGTGCCATCACTTGCTCAAAACTAGACCAAATCTGGTTTTGTAGCACTCCATCTGATAACATCTCCGCTGAATGGATTACTCCTGCTAATGGTATGTTTGACTGCTCAATCTTGTGCACTACTCTGGTCATCAATTCAGGATCAGACATATCGGCTTTTTCCACTACCACGGAAGCTCCAGCCATTTCTAACTCGGTTATTTTTTGGCTGGTAGCATCATCCGGTGAACAGCGTCCTAGCAACACCAAATGCTTGGCTCCTTTGTCCACCATCCAACGAGCAACTAGTAAGCCTAAACCTCCCATACCTCCCGTAATCAAATAACAAGCATCCTCACGGAAACTCAAAGGCTTTTGAGTAGTAGCATCTGCTTTTTGTGTTGATGGTTGTGATAGTAGTTGTTGCTGTTGTGAGATAGCTTGCTGATGAGGACTAGCCACTAATCGAGCCACATAACGACCATCTCCACGCCATGCTACCTGGTCTTCTCTATCCTCTGACCAGATTTCTTGGAATAGTGTATTGCCTTGAATCTCTATAGTCTGCTGTGGGTCTAAATCTATTCGCACACAGTTGAGTTCTGGATGTTCTAGTCCAATCACTTTTCCCATGCCCCACAGGGTCGATTGGGCTACTCCTGGTACTACTGGATGATTTGACGGTACTGGTTGAGCACCATTCGTTACTAACCATAACCGGGGTGATTGAGATAACTTGGCTTTGACTAAGGCTTGTACCAAAGACAAGGTTGTGCCGCACCCCAGTTGAGATAAGTTTTTTAATTCCAATGAGCTGATAGTTTTACCTATCCCTGCTTCGGTTGTCCAACATTGTACTACTCCCGATAACGATGGTGATTTGGTGGCTACAGCTTCTATCAGTTGCTCAAATTCTTCTGGATTATGAGGATTAATAGTAAATTCTTCCGGGGCCAGCTGTTGATAGCTTTCTCCAGCAAATACTAAGGTGCAAACTTCTCCTGCTGAGCGCAGTTGGCTGGCTAGCTGTTGAGCAATTCCTTGAGTATCTGCTAGTATCAACCAACCCTTAGGTGTCTCCTTCGTTTGTTCATTGGTTGTGGTAGCTGATTGGGCGACAATCACCGTTTGCTCTGACAAGACTTCTGCCATTCCTTCCACTTCTGGCAGAGTCACTACTTGAGTAAAACCTGTTTCACTCAACACCTCTTTCCACTGCTGGCGACTCAACAGAGGGTAGTCTGGTCGTAATTCATAATCACTGAATCTCCACCATCCTTCTAATAGTCCAAAGATTAAATCCAACAATCGAGATCGAGCTGTTGCTTCAGACAAGACCAATATTCCTCCTGGTGCTAACAGTTGTCGCACATGGGATAAGGTCTGCTTTATACTGGTGGTAGCATGAAAAACATTGGTCGCAATAATGACATCATACTGATGAGATTCAAATCCTTGGCTGGTCGGGTCTACCTCTATGTCTAAGGTTTGATAGCCCACAAATCGATAATCCTGGAATTTCTCTTGGGCTTTACTGGTAAATAATGCTCCGATATCGGTGAAGATATATTCTGTTTGGTTAGGATTGAGATGGGGCAGCACATAACTTGTCGTCCCTCCTGTTCCCGCTCCGATTTCCAACAACCGTATCCCTCGACTAGGTGGTAATTTCTCAATAGCTTGAGTGATAGTTTTTTGCACTATCGTGTTCATCACTCTCGTTACACTTGAGTCTTGATAGAGTTGGGTTGCTGTGGTCAAATCCCCTTGAGGGAACACCAGTTCTAGCGGGTCAATTGCTCCTCGTAGTACTCCACCAAGTTGAGATGCACAACGGTCTAATAGAGTTAAGCTTGCTGCTTCTTCTGGATATTGACTCAGTAAACTCTGGCTTTGTTGGGTAGGGTTAACTTTCTCTAAGGTTTTGTGCACCTGCCACTGTTGTTGGTTGTACTTAAGTATTCCTACTTCTACTAGGATTTTTAGCAGACGCTGGAATAATCGTCGCTGACTCGGAACTATACCTAAACGTTGAACCACTGCCTCCAAGTCGAAGCTTTCTGTTGGCTGATATGACCAACCCATCGAGCCCAAAGCTTGCACTATATAATCTACGCTTAATTCTTCTAAGCTCCTGGCAATTTCTGAGGTACGAACATTATCTACCTGGGTTACTACTTCTGTTAGGCTGGGAGTCAGTTTTTGCTCCACTTCTAATGGTTTTAGCAGGAAATCAGGAGGTAGCAATCTACCCAAAATACCTTTAGTTCTCCATTCTACTTCATAGAGCCAATTAGTTATTGATTCTACTTCTGTTCTTAGTAGAGTCTCTTGAGTCGCCAGTTTTACTTGTAAACCCTTGACTGTGGCAACAATTTCTCCATCTGGACTCACTAGCGTTACTTGAGTGGTCAAACTTTCTTTACTGTCCACTACAGGCATCACCACCGATGCGTAAGCCCACAGGGAAAGCCCTGGACTACGATATACTTTGAACTGCTCTACCCCTACTGGCAGATATGTTTGGTCACTGTCTACTTCTGGCAGTACATGACCAATTAACTGCAAAGCTGCGTCTAATAATGCCGGATGGAACTGATAATCGGTTGTTTGCGCTATCAATTCTTCAGGTAACTTAATCTCTGCTAGTGCTTGGTTTTCACCAGACCACAACCTTTCAATGCCTTGGAAACTGCTGCCATAATCAATCCCAAATTGCCGATATTGTTGATAATGTTGTTTTACTTCTATTGATTGACTACACAGGTATTTTTCTAGATCTACTTTGGTGGGAATTGTATCTGTTTGGGCAGTTCGGATTTTTCCTGTGGCATGGAGTATCCACTCTGGTTCCTCTTGGTTGTGTTGTTCCTGTTGAGAAAATATTTGGAATTGGTAGCTTTGGTTGTCTGATGGTGTGATTATGGTTTGGGCTGATATCAATTCCC
The Moorena sp. SIOASIH genome window above contains:
- a CDS encoding type I polyketide synthase, translated to MNQQDEENLVDELGLAVIAMSGRFPQAEDTNQFWQNLKDGVESISFFSEQELLKSGVKAELLDNPNYVKARAVMSDIDLFDANFFGYSPKEAEEMDPQQRLFLECAWETIERGGYNPDTYEGLIGVYAGVGMNDYLLRNLYPNHDPDNPVNSYQLMISSDKDFLATRVAYKLNLRGPAVNVQTACSTSLVAVHMACQSLLNGECDLALAGGVSIHIPQKAGHLYREGMILSPDGHCRTFDAKAKGTIPGDGVGIVLLKRLNNAIADGDSIQAIIKGSAINNDGSLKVGYTAPSIEGQAAVISEAHAVAGVDPETISYIEAHGTGTELGDPVEIAALTQAFQYSTQNKGFCAIGSLKSNIGHLDAAAGVAGLIKTILALKHKLLPPTLHFEQPNPKIDFVNSPLYVNTTLSEWKTNGTPRRAGVSSFGIGGTNAHVILEEAPEPIKKENSPERPVHLLTLSAKTPKALTQLVSRYHNYFETHQESAIADICYTANTGRAHFNHRLAVIASNQQELLEKLKTHQATEPVTEIFSGEVPGTRIAQVAFLFTGQGSQYVNMGRQLYETQPVFRQGIDECSQILESYLEKSLLEVIYPQNPEDIETSSLLDQTGYTQPALFAIEYALAQLWQSWGIKPDVVMGHSVGEYVAATVAGVFSLEDGLKLIAMRGQLMQKLPAGGKMVSVMASESKVRHLIIPYQERIATAAINGPESIVISGEVEAIDTIVNNLKLAGIKTKELQVSHAFHSPLMEPMLAEFEAVAKEITYSKPRISLISNITGSIADDSIATAKYWINHILQPVKFAQSMESLHQQGYKLFLEIGPKPILLGMGRQCLPEEVGVWLPSLRPGVEEWQQMLSSLGQLYVQGAKIDWLKFDQNYSRQKVALPTYPFQRKRYWLDPNNSFLKKQHWLSGKTIHPLLGKRLNCAGDQQIFQSLLGEDSPAYLSHHRVFNQALFPTTAYLEMAQAAGNYRFKTPNSVVEDLIIQQGFILPAGELISAQTIITPSDNQSYQFQIFSQQEQHNQEEPEWILHATGKIRTAQTDTIPTKVDLEKYLCSQSIEVKQHYQQYRQFGIDYGSSFQGIERLWSGENQALAEIKLPEELIAQTTDYQFHPALLDAALQLIGHVLPEVDSDQTYLPVGVEQFKVYRSPGLSLWAYASVVMPVVDSKESLTTQVTLVSPDGEIVATVKGLQVKLATQETLLRTEVESITNWLYEVEWRTKGILGRLLPPDFLLKPLEVEQKLTPSLTEVVTQVDNVRTSEIARSLEELSVDYIVQALGSMGWSYQPTESFDLEAVVQRLGIVPSQRRLFQRLLKILVEVGILKYNQQQWQVHKTLEKVNPTQQSQSLLSQYPEEAASLTLLDRCASQLGGVLRGAIDPLELVFPQGDLTTATQLYQDSSVTRVMNTIVQKTITQAIEKLPPSRGIRLLEIGAGTGGTTSYVLPHLNPNQTEYIFTDIGALFTSKAQEKFQDYRFVGYQTLDIEVDPTSQGFESHQYDVIIATNVFHATTSIKQTLSHVRQLLAPGGILVLSEATARSRLLDLIFGLLEGWWRFSDYELRPDYPLLSRQQWKEVLSETGFTQVVTLPEVEGMAEVLSEQTVIVAQSATTTNEQTKETPKGWLILADTQGIAQQLASQLRSAGEVCTLVFAGESYQQLAPEEFTINPHNPEEFEQLIEAVATKSPSLSGVVQCWTTEAGIGKTISSLELKNLSQLGCGTTLSLVQALVKAKLSQSPRLWLVTNGAQPVPSNHPVVPGVAQSTLWGMGKVIGLEHPELNCVRIDLDPQQTIEIQGNTLFQEIWSEDREDQVAWRGDGRYVARLVASPHQQAISQQQQLLSQPSTQKADATTQKPLSFREDACYLITGGMGGLGLLVARWMVDKGAKHLVLLGRCSPDDATSQKITELEMAGASVVVEKADMSDPELMTRVVHKIEQSNIPLAGVIHSAEMLSDGVLQNQIWSSFEQVMAPKVQGTWHLHQLTQNQPLDFFVLFSSAASLLGSPGQGNHSAANGFLDGLAHYRRGMGLPGLSIHWGPVAQVGEAAERGVDMRASEQGMSVLSPTQVLQSLELLMSGSDIEVGVVPIDWSAWQERVAQWSFLADWQETIQTTSEISKSEFLLKLEATAANERRSLLVAHVRSQLALLLGINHPESIALETGFFDLGMDSLTSVELRNKLQTSLDCSLPSSLAFDYPNIQSLTDYLEKIIILASDDTGAESETSEVMLDGNSFELEISKNRFSEISLLSEDEMDIEVAQAVSKLEQLL